Genomic segment of Paenalkalicoccus suaedae:
GCACCCTTTTCAACTAATAGTTCAATCGTTGGCACGGCTGCACGGATACGTGTATCGTCTGTTACTTCTCCGTCCTTCATTGGTACGTTAAAGTCTACACGACAAAAAACACGTTTTCCTTTTACATCGATATCACGAATCGATTGTTTGTTCATGGAGAAACGCCTCCCTCTTCTTAGTAAGTAATGCATCAAAAGGCCATGAAGCCTTCTGATGGTAGATCCCTTATGTGAAAGAAAAATAAAAAAGGAGACAGGACACGTTGCCCGTCTCCTAAAGGTTGATTCAGGATTGTGCTTTTTTTCTACCCGAATTATAGGCCTTTAGCTGCTACGTACTCAACTAGGCGTACAACCTGTGTAGAGTAACCAGTCTCGTTATCGTACCAAGAGATTACTTTAACCATGTTGTCTTCCATAACCATTGTAGAAAGAGCATCGATTGTAGAAGCATAGTTGTTTCCGTTGTAGTCACGAGAAACAAGTGGCTCTTCGCTGTATCCTAGGATACCTTTAAGATCGCCTTCAGCTGCTTCTTTGAATGCTGCGTTTAGCTCATCAGCAGTTACGTTAGTGTCTAGTTCAGCAACTAAGTCAACAAGAGAAACGTTAGGAGTTGGAACACGCATAGCTCCACCGTTTAGCTTGCCCTTTAGCTCAGGAAGTACTAGAGATACTGCCTTCGCTGCACCAGTTGATGTTGGGATGATAGACTCAGCAGCCGCACGAGCACGACGGTAGTCTTTGTGTGGTAAATCTAAGATGCTTTGGTCGTTTGTGTAAGAGTGAACAGTTGTCATCATTCCACGCTTAAGACCAAACTTATCGTTTAATACCTTCGCGAATGGAGCTAGGCAGTTAGTCGTACAAGATGCGTTAGAAATAACATCATGGTTAGCTGCATCGTACTTATCTTCGTTTACACCCATAACGATTGTTACATCTTCGTCAGTTGCAGGTGCAGAGATAACTACTTTCTTTGCTCCAGCTTCTAAGTGCTTCGCAGCAGCGTCGCGCTTTGTGAAGATACCAGTAGATTCTACTACGATTTCAGCTCCAAGCTCGCCCCACTTTAGGTTAGCTGGGTCTCTCTCAGCAGTTACAACGATTTCTTTCCCGTCAACTACTAGGTTATCACCCTTCGCTTCTACTGTTACGTCAAGCTTCCCGTGAACAGAATCATACTGAAGTAGGTGCGCTAGCATGTTAGCGTCCGTTAAGTCGTTTACTGCTACTACCTCTACGTTAGGGTTCTTTAGAGCTTGTCGGAATACGACACGTCCAATACGTCCAAAACCGTTAATACCAATCTTTGTTGCCATGATAAAATTCCTCCTTAAAGTAGGTAAATTTATATTTCAAAGGGGTTACCCTTGAATTAAAATGTGCCACTTAATACTCTTCACGTACTAAGCTAAAAATAAACTTACAATTTCGCTAAAATTTCTTTAGCAGCTCCTTCATCGGTAATTAATACCTGACTTGGGCTTTTAATCAAATACGCTTGAATGGCTTCTGCTTTTGAAGCTCCGCCGGCAACCGCAATGATTGTGTTGATCGACTCAAGGTCGTTTAAATGCAGGCCAATTGTGGGTACTTTATGAACAATCTCACCAGACTTATTAAAGTAATAGCCAAACGCTTCCGCTACAGCTTCTTTTTCTTTCAGCTTTGCTAAAACATCCTCTTCTGTATCACGCCTGTCTGCCATTGTCTGTGCTTCACCAATACCGTGAATAACCATCGTAGCAGAATGAATCAATTTGAGAATAGATTGAATCGACGGCTCTAATACTAATGATTCGTAAGCGTCTTTACTCACTTGATCTGGGACATGTAACAATCTGTATGTGCCCATTGCTTTACGTGCCATTGTGGCACAGATCGTATTCGCCTGATTTTCTACCTGCTCACCTAGCCCTCCTCGAGCTGGAACAAATAGTGATTCTTTTAAATCAGAATCAGGAACGAGCATCTCGGCAACGGCTGCGATTGTTGTGCCACCTGTTACTGCGATAATATTGCCCTGCATCGCTAGGTTGCGCTTAATCACATTCACACACGTTCTACCCATTTCTTTTTTTACCCAAGGAAATTGATCACTGTCTCCTGGTACGACATGGACTTCTTTTACACCAAGCTTTGCCTGTAGCTCCTCTTCCATGGAGCGAGTATTAAATACCTCTTTCATCACTACTTCAAGCTGACTAAGAAGATTTTGTCCTTCTTCCGTTAACGTCATTCCTGATGTAGCAAATTCGACAAGTCCTTGGCTTTTAAGAAATGTCACTTCGCTTCTAAGCACTCGCTCCGACATTTCTAAGTTCGTCGCAAGCGTTCGCCTACCAATTGGTTGCATGAGGCGTATGTATCGTAGAATGCGAAATCGGAGTCCTAAGACTTCGACAAGGTCCGGCAGGAGTTTCTTCTGCAAATCTAATAGCATATTCATCCGAATTCTCCTTTGTCCCTATTCATTAGGGACACGAAACGTCCCTTGTAGACATATTGCGTCCCACTCAGGTCAAAAAAAATCATTTCCATGATGCGCGGCTTTTTTTACCTGCGCTGTCATTGTATCAAGGAAATGATGTCGAAGCAACTATTTTTGACTCGTTTTAGGCTCTATCAACGCTTTCTTTTAATGACCAGTAAGAGATGTTGCCCTCATCGATAACGCTATCATCCTTATCAGTCATGACCGGAATACGAATCTGATACTTCTCGAGCCACTCGTCATTTTTATAAATATCTCTCACCTCAAGCTCAAATCCTAGCTCTTTTTGCAACAATCTTACGGCCGCAAGACCATCCTCGCAGAGTGGACATTGCTCCTTCGTGTAAAAATAATACGTCATCTTATCCATCTCCGTATCTTTTTCGCTTAGAGGACGGCGCGATTTGCATCTCCTCGCGATATTTAGCAATCGTCCGACGCGACACTTCTATATGATGCTCAGCCTTAAGTAGGTCTGACAGCTTTTGGTCGGATAAAGGTTTTTGCTTCGGTTCATTCTCAATCAATCGTCTCATATACGTCTTAATTTTCTCGGCCGAGCTTGCAGTCTCTGAATCTCCTATTCCCTTGGTGAAAAAATATTTAAGCTCGTATAGTCCACGAGGCGTTTGCACATATTTTTTGGTAGTCGCTCTAGAAACAGTTGATTCATGAACACCAATTCGATCGGCGATCTGTTTTAAATTTAATGGACGAAGCTTTTCCTCTCCATCTGTTAAAAACGCTTCTTGGTGTTCGATGATCGATTCTGTTACACGTAAAATCGTTTCTTGGCGCTGGGCTATACTTCGACGGATCCACTCAAACTGATCTTGTTTATTCTTTAAATAATCCTGCACTTCCTTTTGCTTGTTAGTAAGCAGTTGCTCGTACTGACGGTTCATCGTCATTTTAGGAAGGTCCGCATTATTTAAAGTCACTCTCCACGTACCTTCATACATATGGACAAGCACATCTGGAATAACATAGCTTGGTGGCTCTTGAGCAAAAGCAGCTCCTGGTTTTGGGTTTAGTGATTGAATGAAGTCGGCTGCGTACTGCACATCTAAGATATCAATTCCTTCTGCCTTTGCAATTTGTTGCCACTGCTTTTTGGCTAAGGCATCAAGGTGCTCTGTTACAATTTTTTCGGTCAACGGATCGCGCACCTCGAGATAGTGAAGTTGCAACAAGAGACACTCTTTTAAGCTAGTCGCACCAACTCCATGAGGCTCAAGTGTTTGTAATAAGCGCACGCCATCCTCCGTTTGCTCGATCGAAGTATTTAACTCTTCAGCAAACGTTTGAAGCGGAGAATGCAGGTACCCATTTTCATCCACATGCAACGCCAAGTAGCTCACTATACGCTTCATCTCTTCTGAGATATCCCAAACCCGAATCTGATGCAGCAGATAGTCATGGAGTCCCTCCTCCGTGTTCGCTACATAGTCAAGTGGTGATGTATAATCCTCTTCGGATTGATAAGACGTAAAGTCTGTTTTATAATCGGTCGAAGCATCCGTGCGCTTCTCCTGTAATTCAATTAATGGATTCTCAAGCTGCTGGTCGTGCAAATACTGCTGCAGGTCGTGCATGGAATACTGGAGCATCGTAATCGCCTGCCGCAACTCATTGGTCATAACCAGCTTCATTTGTTGCTCTTGCACTAATCTAAAATCCACGTCGCGACACTCCCTTCCTCACTTACACCATTTATTTTAACATACATTATTCTTTGGTTTATGAAACAAGAATTACGGTTATCATGAAAAGTGAAACTTTTGAGTTTAAATTATTTGACCTTCATTGACCATTAGCGTTATGATGGTTTCATACGAAGAGGAGGCAGGAATATACACTCCCCGTATCTAATACTTAGAAGATGACATTTAAGGAGGAATTGAATCATGAATTTAATACCTACAGTAATCGAACAAACGAACCGTGGAGAACGTGCTTATGACATTTACTCACGCCTTCTAAAAGACCGTATTATTATGCTAGGATCAGGAATTGACGATAACGTTGCAAACTCTATCGTTGCACAGCTTCTCTTCCTAACTGCTGATGACCCTGATAAAGACATCTCGTTATACATCAACAGCCCAGGTGGCTCTATCACAGCAGGTATGGCAATCTATGACACGATGCAGTTCATCAAGCCAAACGTACAAACAATTTGTATCGGTATGGCAGCATCTATGGGTGCCTTCTTATTAGCAGCTGGTGAGCCTGGTAAGCGTTTTGCGCTACCAAACTCTGAAGTTATGATTCACCAACCACTTGGTGGAACACAAGGTCAAGCATCTGATATCGAAATCCACGCGCGTCGCATTATTGAAATGCGTCAAAAGCTAAACGAAATTTTAGCTGAGCGAACAGGTCAGCCACTTGAAACAATCGCGCGCGACACAGACCGCGATAACTTCATGTCTGCTGCAACAGCAAAAGAATACGGCCTGATCGATGACGTAATGGCAAAAGCTCCAACAATCGGTTCTTAATACGTAATGAACGCTCCTAGTCGCAGCTGCGATTAGGGGCGTTTTGTTATGTATGGGGGATGAGGATAAAATCTGTATCGATAACAGAGCGAGAACCGATGATGTTCCTTGCGTCATTGCACGAACAGTCTGGCACTTTATTCACGTATTTTTTGGAATGATCCTAAGCTATTGTATAGCTTTGTTTTTAATGAAAATTGGGGCCTTAGCTAATGGATAGTATAAACAACTTTGATTTTTTACTATTAGATTTTGGATGTGACCTTTGAATTTATTACACAATAGGGGGTTGATGCATAGGAGTGCCAATTTGACGCAACAGATACCCTGAGTGACGCAACCGGCTACCAGTTTGACGCATCGACACCCTGATTTGATGCAAAGCAAATTAAACCGACGCATACGAAAGCCTAACTGACGCACCTTACCTTCGATCTGATGCAAACAGACCTTTACTTGACGCAAAGCATCCCTCAAGGCTCTTAAATCCCTCCGCGCCCTCTCAATCTCGCACTCCCCATCCACCCAATCCTCGATCCTCAAAAATCCAAAACAAAAAACCTTCGTCTCATAGACAAAGGCTTGTACGCTTTAGGGATATAAAACTATTCTGCTTTACTGACGAATTCTTCTAAGGCATCCATTGCCTCTTGTTCATCAGGTCCGTCAATTTTAAGGGTAATATCCTTGTTAGCACCAACAGCTAAGCTCATGATCCCCATAATACTTTTTGCGTTCACCTTTTTATCGTCTTTCTCGATAAAGATATCCGAATGGAAGCGATTAGCCTCTTGTACGAATAGAGCAGCTGGTCTTGCTTGAAGGCCACTTTTTCTCTTAACAGTCAATGTTTTTTCGATCATAATCCATTCCTCCTTTTCCTCGTCTATAAAACAAGCGCTTTCATCCGGATAGATAAAAAGTGCAGGGGTCCTACACTTTTTCCCCTGCACGGAGCTTGTTAGCAAATTCTTCGATCTTACGTAGCCTGTGGTTAATGCCTGACTTACTTACCTTTCCACTAGTCAGCATTTCTCCGAGCTCTTTTAGTGAAACATCTTGGTGTTCAATGCGCAGCTCAGCAATTTCGCGAAGTTTTTCAGGAAGAGCATCTAAGCCAATTTCGTCTCGAATTAAGCGGATATTTTCCACTTGGCGCATAGCTGCTCCGACTGTTTTGTTTAAGTTAGCCGTTTCACAATTAACTAAACGGTTAACGGAGTTCCTCATATCTTTCATAATACGTGTATCTTCAAATCGAAGCAAGGCTTGATGTGCGCCAATTACATTTAAGAATTCGCTAATCTTCTCGCCTTCCTTTAAATAAAGGATAAATCCCTTTTTTCGCTCGATCATTTTTGCATTCAACTCAAAGTAATTCATTAAGTCACGGAGCGATGCATTATGCTCTTCATAAAACGAGAATATTTCCAAGTGATACGAGGATGTCTCCGGATGATTCACCGAACCACCTGCTAAAAATGCACCTCGCAAATACGCTCGCTTGCAGCAGGAATCTTTAATTAACTCCGGTGAGATCTCTCGTGTGAACGAAAACGCCTCATCTACGATACGGAGCGATTCTAATATCTCTCGCGCCTGTTTGGAAATGCGCACCACGTACACGTTATTTTTCTTCAGTCGCATTTTTTTACGAACGAGCAACTCCACGTGTACCTCATATATTGACTTTAGTAAGGAATAGATGCGTCTAGCGATGGCCGCGTTCTCTGTTTGTATATCGAGCGTCATCTGCATATTACGTAAAGAGACGGACCCATTCATGCGAATCAAAGCGGCAAGCTCTGCCTTCGAGCAGCATGGATCAATCTCTAACTGCGTAAGCTCTTTTTTTGTCATCGAAGCAAACGACATCATTCCACCCCCCTTTTATTCATTTATTACCCTATAGAAGCGATACGAGACGCTGGGATAGCTTAATGGCATCGTGTCTCACAAGTTCATTTTTAAATGAAAGCAGCTCGTCCTCGATAATTCGTACGTTCATTGCCTGAAGTACGTCGCGGTCGACCTCGACTCCTATAGCGCCATCCTCTTTATACCTCTGTGCATAAGAGAATGGGATTTGCTGTGAGTTCAGTAGCACAGCGTCTACAATATTTGTCCCAACATGATCATTGATCGCCGCAACATGATCGGAGACAGCATAGTTGTCCGTCTCCCCCGGCTGTGTCATGACATTACAAATATAGACCTTCGTTGCCGTAGAGCGCTTGATCGCATCCGTAATTCCCGGCACAAGTACATTCGGCATAATACTCGTATACAAACTCCCTGGCCCAAGTACAACTAAATCCGCCGACTCAATTGCATAGACAGCATCATACATCGCTTCAGGCTCTTTTGGCTCGAGGAACACACGTTTGATTTTTTTGCCGGTCAAAGGAATCTTTGATTCTCCAGATGTTACTGTACCATCTTCGTGCTCCGCATGAAGAGTAATATGCTTATTTGATGCCGGGATCACTTTCCCTTTCACGTTTAATACACGGCTGATCTCCTGCACCCCTTGTGCAAAATCTCCGGTAATAGACGTCATTCCTGCTAACAGTAAATTGCCGAGAGAATGACCAATCAATCCTTTACCAAGTTCAAATCGATGCTGAAAAAGCTCTTCGACAAGTGGCTCCACTTCTGACAAAGCGACTAACACGTTACGTACATCACCAGGTGGTGGGATATTTAGCTCTTCTCGCAAACGACCCGAGCTGCCTCCGTCATCCGCAACCGTCACAATTGCGGAAATGTCGACTGGGAACGTTTTTAGACCACGAAGAAGGACAGAGAGACCTGTCCCTCCTCCGAGGACCACTACTTTCGCTCGTTTCACTATTCCCTGCGACCCTTCTCCACGTCACGGTGGGTGACGTTTGTTAGATAATCAAGCTCTTGGAAGCGTTTGTTATAGTATTCGGCAAGAGTGACGGAGCGGTGCTTGCCTCCGGTGCATCCGATCGCAACGACAAGCTGGCTTTTCCCTTCCCGCTTATAATGAGGAAGCATGTATTGTAACAAGTCATCGAGCTTCTCCATAAACTGTTGCGTTTCCGACCATTTTAACACATAGTCCGATACTTCTTTATCAAGGCCTGTTTTTGGTCTTAAATGATCAATGTAGTGCGGATTCGGTAGGAACCTTACATCAAACATTAAGTCAGCGTCAATTGGTACGCCATGCTTAAATCCAAACGACATGACTTGAATACGAAAGCTCTCTTTTTTATTTGATTGAAAGTGCTCCAATATTTTTTCGCGAAGCTGAAGAGGTTTAAGTCCTGTCGTGTTGATAATGATCTGAGCCTGACCTTTGAGATCATCTAAAATCTCGCGCTCGGCGTTGATCCCAACAAGTGGGGCATCTCCCTCCGCTAATGGGTGCGTGCGGCGCGTCTCTTTGTAGCGGCGGACGAGCGTCTCATCTGAAGCATCTAAAAAGACGATTTGTGGCGTGATATTTGACTCAGCCGAAACACTGTCGATGGTCTCGAACAGCTGGTCGAAAAATTCTCGACCTCGCAAATCAATGACAAGCGCTACTTTTTTCATTTTGCCACCGGAGCCGTCCATTAAGTCGATAAATTTAGGGATTAACGCAGGTGGCAGGTTGTCGACGCAAAAATAGCCCATATCCTCGAAGCTTTGGACAGCAACTGTTTTACCTGCTCCAGACATACCTGTAATGATTACTAGTTCAATTGTGTTTGTCTCTGTCATAGTGAGCCCCTCCTTCGCGAATGGTTGTACCTGATGCTTCTAGTTTTAGATCTAATAACGTGCGATCTGTATCATAGGTGAAGGTGCCGTACATGACGCCTTCGCCGTGCAAGGCATGATCGATTATAGGATAGTCACCTGGTGCCATTGGAATGTCACGTAGATCCTCTTCCTTAATCCAAGAAAGCACGCCTTCTGGCGAATGTTCCACCATATCCCCACTAAAAGAAGCTGTGCGAAAGGTAAACATCGTCCACTCTTTTACAATCGTCTCATCTTTATAAATAACGAATGTAAAAACGCCACAGAGCTCTGGCTCATCGATACGGATTCCTGTCTCTTCGTAAATTTCTCGGCGTACACTTTCTATCACAGACTCTGCCTGCTCCATTTTACCGCCAGGAGCCGACCACCAGCCTCTACTTGGTTTTTGAAGAAGTAAAACGTGTCCATCATGTGTAATTACACAGTTTGTCACTCGCACGGCTACACCCCTCTATGATGCATTTATTCCCATTATACTATATCTATCCTATGCCACCAACAGCTTAGGCAGGATATCGAAATAGGAATTACGCTAAGAGAATATTACACATTTCAGACCAAAAAAAGGACGCGAACGGCGTTCGTTCGCGTCATCAAATATATAAAAGGGGGTCAATTACTACTTGTAGTATACCCCTTAAATGTTGCAGTGCTGTTACAGGTAAATTAAAGCAAAATTACGTTTTGCTTAAACGGATTCTTTCTCGCCCACTTTATCCATTAAGTTCTCAATGTAGTGGTGAGCAGCTTGTGCCGCAATACTTCCATCACCTGTCGCTGTAACAATCTGACGCAGCATTTTGTCGCGAATATCTCCAGCCGCAAAAATACCAGGGATAGACGTTTCCATATCGCTATTTGTTACAACATAGCCCTCATCATTAGTGATACCTAAGTTTAAGAATGGCTCGTTAATTGGAAGCATGCCAATATAAACGAAGACACCATCTGTTTTAAACTCTTTCTCACTACCGTCCGCTTTATCAATTAACGTCACACTGCCGACCTTACCATTCTCATCGTTAATGGACTTTACCGTGTGACTCCAAATGAACTCAATTTTTTCGTTAGCAAAAGCACGGTCTTGAAGAATTTTTTGTGCACGAAGCTCATCACGGCGGTGCACGATTGTTACTTTACTAGCAAAACGAGTTAAATAAACGGCTTCCTCTACTGCAGAGTCTCCTCCACCAACAACCACTAGCTCTTTATTTTTAAAGAAGGCACCGTCACAGACCGCACAGTAAGAAACGCCTCGGCCACCAAGCTCTTGCTCGCCAGGCACCCCAATTTTTTTATACTGTGCACCAGTAGTTAAAATGATGGAACGCGTTTTGAACTCTCCGCTTCCCGTTCTTACTACCTTGTAGTCTCCGTGATCGGTAATCTCTTTTACATCTCCGTATTTATAGACAGCACCAAATTTCGTTGCGTGCTCAAACATTTTTGTTGATAAATCCGGACCTAAAATGTGATCATAGCCTGGATAGTTCTCAACCTCTTCTGTATTTGCCATTTGTCCACCTGGAACACCGCGTTCTAACAGAATTGTATCTAAATTAGCACGGGATGTGTAAACTGCGGCTGTCATCCCCGCTGGTCCCGCTCCAATAATGATAACGTCATGGATTTTTTCTTCACTCATTCCGTTCACACTCCTTCTTCATTCATTTACTCTTCCCTCATCTTAAAAGAAATTCGCTCATTCGTCTACTTATATGCTCACTTGATTATATACGACGTAAATGCCACTCTACCTTATGCTCACTTGCATATTCTTGTGATCTAGCACGCTCCTCAAAAGCCTTAAAATCTGGCTTATATTCAGCGTGTAATGTAGCTGCTTGATCCCAAAGCTTCGCAGCAACCTCAAACCTCCCAGTTCGCGCTGCAACAACAGCGAGCTGATGAAGATAAACAGCGTTCGTTCTTGGAATACATTTTTGCAACAGCTGATACGAAGCCTCAAACTCCGATGCAAAGTAAAGCGCACGCCCAACCATATACATATGGAAGCTATCCATTGGAACAGCAAGGCGGAGCCCTCTCACTAATTCATCAGCGGCCTCGTCCCCATTTTCGACCAAAAGAGTCGTGTAGACCGCTCGGGCCAGCACGTGATCACCAACCTTAGTCAGTACATCCTGAAGAGTTTGATCTGCCTCTTTAAGCTCTCCTTGGTGTAACAACGATTCCGCTACATACACATAGTGGAGCCACTCTCTAGGGTTAGTCGTAATCATGGCACGCGCCTCTTTTTCGGCGAGCTCGAAGTCACCAATGTGTAAGGCGCTCATCACCGGCATCGTAAATGGATTTGCATCAGCGTTGTCTTCAGTTGATCCGATGAGACTTAATAGCATCTCCGCATCCTCTGAAAATTCGCCCTCAGCATCTAGACGCTGGTACGTTTTTAAATGCTCTCTTGCTTCCGTAAATTCCCCAAGGTGCGCTAAATTATTCGCTAAAAAAAAGTAGCTCTCTGGCATCGACGGATCGATATCATCTTTTATTTTACGAAGCCAGCTGTTAGACGTCGCGTAGTCGCCTTCTTCCGCTAGAATAATCGCTAGCTGACACGCAAATACAGGCTCCTCCGGTTCAATCTCAATCGCACGCTTCATATGACGAATCGCTTTTGTGATTCGTTTATTCTCGTAAGACTCTAACCCCTTTTTATAAAAAAAACTTCCATCCCGCATGAATGGAATGACAAGTCCGCGTTCGGTTTGCTGCATACAGGCAAATCCTCCGTTCTTCTAAATACACTAATATGCAGTATAACACGCTAGG
This window contains:
- the trxB gene encoding thioredoxin-disulfide reductase, which encodes MSEEKIHDVIIIGAGPAGMTAAVYTSRANLDTILLERGVPGGQMANTEEVENYPGYDHILGPDLSTKMFEHATKFGAVYKYGDVKEITDHGDYKVVRTGSGEFKTRSIILTTGAQYKKIGVPGEQELGGRGVSYCAVCDGAFFKNKELVVVGGGDSAVEEAVYLTRFASKVTIVHRRDELRAQKILQDRAFANEKIEFIWSHTVKSINDENGKVGSVTLIDKADGSEKEFKTDGVFVYIGMLPINEPFLNLGITNDEGYVVTNSDMETSIPGIFAAGDIRDKMLRQIVTATGDGSIAAQAAHHYIENLMDKVGEKESV
- a CDS encoding tetratricopeptide repeat protein, with translation MQQTERGLVIPFMRDGSFFYKKGLESYENKRITKAIRHMKRAIEIEPEEPVFACQLAIILAEEGDYATSNSWLRKIKDDIDPSMPESYFFLANNLAHLGEFTEAREHLKTYQRLDAEGEFSEDAEMLLSLIGSTEDNADANPFTMPVMSALHIGDFELAEKEARAMITTNPREWLHYVYVAESLLHQGELKEADQTLQDVLTKVGDHVLARAVYTTLLVENGDEAADELVRGLRLAVPMDSFHMYMVGRALYFASEFEASYQLLQKCIPRTNAVYLHQLAVVAARTGRFEVAAKLWDQAATLHAEYKPDFKAFEERARSQEYASEHKVEWHLRRI
- the gap gene encoding type I glyceraldehyde-3-phosphate dehydrogenase, which encodes MATKIGINGFGRIGRVVFRQALKNPNVEVVAVNDLTDANMLAHLLQYDSVHGKLDVTVEAKGDNLVVDGKEIVVTAERDPANLKWGELGAEIVVESTGIFTKRDAAAKHLEAGAKKVVISAPATDEDVTIVMGVNEDKYDAANHDVISNASCTTNCLAPFAKVLNDKFGLKRGMMTTVHSYTNDQSILDLPHKDYRRARAAAESIIPTSTGAAKAVSLVLPELKGKLNGGAMRVPTPNVSLVDLVAELDTNVTADELNAAFKEAAEGDLKGILGYSEEPLVSRDYNGNNYASTIDALSTMVMEDNMVKVISWYDNETGYSTQVVRLVEYVAAKGL
- the rapZ gene encoding RNase adapter RapZ, whose translation is MTETNTIELVIITGMSGAGKTVAVQSFEDMGYFCVDNLPPALIPKFIDLMDGSGGKMKKVALVIDLRGREFFDQLFETIDSVSAESNITPQIVFLDASDETLVRRYKETRRTHPLAEGDAPLVGINAEREILDDLKGQAQIIINTTGLKPLQLREKILEHFQSNKKESFRIQVMSFGFKHGVPIDADLMFDVRFLPNPHYIDHLRPKTGLDKEVSDYVLKWSETQQFMEKLDDLLQYMLPHYKREGKSQLVVAIGCTGGKHRSVTLAEYYNKRFQELDYLTNVTHRDVEKGRRE
- a CDS encoding NUDIX hydrolase produces the protein MRVTNCVITHDGHVLLLQKPSRGWWSAPGGKMEQAESVIESVRREIYEETGIRIDEPELCGVFTFVIYKDETIVKEWTMFTFRTASFSGDMVEHSPEGVLSWIKEEDLRDIPMAPGDYPIIDHALHGEGVMYGTFTYDTDRTLLDLKLEASGTTIREGGAHYDRDKHN
- a CDS encoding glutaredoxin family protein, with the translated sequence MTYYFYTKEQCPLCEDGLAAVRLLQKELGFELEVRDIYKNDEWLEKYQIRIPVMTDKDDSVIDEGNISYWSLKESVDRA
- a CDS encoding gluconeogenesis factor YvcK family protein translates to MVKRAKVVVLGGGTGLSVLLRGLKTFPVDISAIVTVADDGGSSGRLREELNIPPPGDVRNVLVALSEVEPLVEELFQHRFELGKGLIGHSLGNLLLAGMTSITGDFAQGVQEISRVLNVKGKVIPASNKHITLHAEHEDGTVTSGESKIPLTGKKIKRVFLEPKEPEAMYDAVYAIESADLVVLGPGSLYTSIMPNVLVPGITDAIKRSTATKVYICNVMTQPGETDNYAVSDHVAAINDHVGTNIVDAVLLNSQQIPFSYAQRYKEDGAIGVEVDRDVLQAMNVRIIEDELLSFKNELVRHDAIKLSQRLVSLL
- a CDS encoding sugar-binding transcriptional regulator, with the protein product MNMLLDLQKKLLPDLVEVLGLRFRILRYIRLMQPIGRRTLATNLEMSERVLRSEVTFLKSQGLVEFATSGMTLTEEGQNLLSQLEVVMKEVFNTRSMEEELQAKLGVKEVHVVPGDSDQFPWVKKEMGRTCVNVIKRNLAMQGNIIAVTGGTTIAAVAEMLVPDSDLKESLFVPARGGLGEQVENQANTICATMARKAMGTYRLLHVPDQVSKDAYESLVLEPSIQSILKLIHSATMVIHGIGEAQTMADRRDTEEDVLAKLKEKEAVAEAFGYYFNKSGEIVHKVPTIGLHLNDLESINTIIAVAGGASKAEAIQAYLIKSPSQVLITDEGAAKEILAKL
- the whiA gene encoding DNA-binding protein WhiA codes for the protein MSFASMTKKELTQLEIDPCCSKAELAALIRMNGSVSLRNMQMTLDIQTENAAIARRIYSLLKSIYEVHVELLVRKKMRLKKNNVYVVRISKQAREILESLRIVDEAFSFTREISPELIKDSCCKRAYLRGAFLAGGSVNHPETSSYHLEIFSFYEEHNASLRDLMNYFELNAKMIERKKGFILYLKEGEKISEFLNVIGAHQALLRFEDTRIMKDMRNSVNRLVNCETANLNKTVGAAMRQVENIRLIRDEIGLDALPEKLREIAELRIEHQDVSLKELGEMLTSGKVSKSGINHRLRKIEEFANKLRAGEKV
- the rpoN gene encoding RNA polymerase factor sigma-54: MDFRLVQEQQMKLVMTNELRQAITMLQYSMHDLQQYLHDQQLENPLIELQEKRTDASTDYKTDFTSYQSEEDYTSPLDYVANTEEGLHDYLLHQIRVWDISEEMKRIVSYLALHVDENGYLHSPLQTFAEELNTSIEQTEDGVRLLQTLEPHGVGATSLKECLLLQLHYLEVRDPLTEKIVTEHLDALAKKQWQQIAKAEGIDILDVQYAADFIQSLNPKPGAAFAQEPPSYVIPDVLVHMYEGTWRVTLNNADLPKMTMNRQYEQLLTNKQKEVQDYLKNKQDQFEWIRRSIAQRQETILRVTESIIEHQEAFLTDGEEKLRPLNLKQIADRIGVHESTVSRATTKKYVQTPRGLYELKYFFTKGIGDSETASSAEKIKTYMRRLIENEPKQKPLSDQKLSDLLKAEHHIEVSRRTIAKYREEMQIAPSSKRKRYGDG
- a CDS encoding HPr family phosphocarrier protein encodes the protein MIEKTLTVKRKSGLQARPAALFVQEANRFHSDIFIEKDDKKVNAKSIMGIMSLAVGANKDITLKIDGPDEQEAMDALEEFVSKAE
- the clpP gene encoding ATP-dependent Clp endopeptidase proteolytic subunit ClpP — encoded protein: MNLIPTVIEQTNRGERAYDIYSRLLKDRIIMLGSGIDDNVANSIVAQLLFLTADDPDKDISLYINSPGGSITAGMAIYDTMQFIKPNVQTICIGMAASMGAFLLAAGEPGKRFALPNSEVMIHQPLGGTQGQASDIEIHARRIIEMRQKLNEILAERTGQPLETIARDTDRDNFMSAATAKEYGLIDDVMAKAPTIGS